In Coleofasciculus chthonoplastes PCC 7420, a single genomic region encodes these proteins:
- the gshB gene encoding glutathione synthase, with product MKFAFIIDPLSKLNPSHDTSVALMEAAQALGHDVWITQAQKLTVVNNQAWANLEKVQLTPAELVEGRWVVSERWYAISDTVSLPLEDMDAVFMRTDPPVTIPYLYATYILDYINPKKTQVINTPTGLRRANEKMYALQFKEVIPETIVSQDKLTIQKFVEKQGAAVLKPLGGKAGEGILFLEAGDRNFNSLVEISTKWGYEPVMVQTYLPAAKEGDKRIILLNGDPIGAVNRIPTGSEFRGNMAVGGRVAATEITSQEQKICALLKPQLQQDGLYFVGIDVIGGYLTEVNVTSPTGIREIDQLNGTCLGKDVIAWVENPRNS from the coding sequence GTGAAATTTGCGTTTATCATTGACCCACTCTCAAAGCTTAATCCCAGTCATGATACGAGTGTGGCACTCATGGAAGCTGCCCAAGCCTTGGGTCATGACGTTTGGATTACTCAAGCTCAAAAGCTAACAGTTGTCAATAATCAAGCGTGGGCAAATCTGGAGAAAGTCCAGCTAACCCCAGCCGAACTCGTTGAGGGGCGTTGGGTGGTCAGTGAACGCTGGTACGCTATCTCGGATACTGTCTCCCTGCCGTTAGAGGATATGGATGCTGTGTTTATGCGGACTGACCCCCCCGTGACTATTCCCTACCTCTACGCGACCTATATTCTGGACTACATTAATCCCAAAAAGACTCAAGTCATCAATACGCCGACAGGTTTGCGACGGGCAAATGAGAAAATGTATGCCCTACAGTTTAAGGAAGTAATTCCGGAAACCATTGTTAGCCAGGATAAGTTGACCATCCAGAAATTCGTCGAGAAACAAGGAGCAGCCGTACTTAAACCCTTGGGCGGTAAAGCTGGGGAAGGGATTTTGTTTCTAGAAGCAGGCGATCGCAACTTTAATTCCCTAGTCGAAATTAGCACTAAATGGGGATATGAACCCGTCATGGTGCAAACTTATCTTCCGGCGGCTAAAGAGGGAGATAAGCGGATCATCCTCCTCAATGGTGACCCGATTGGGGCAGTCAATCGCATTCCTACAGGCAGCGAATTTCGCGGCAACATGGCAGTTGGGGGTCGAGTGGCAGCGACAGAAATTACATCGCAAGAGCAAAAAATTTGTGCGTTGCTCAAGCCACAGTTGCAACAAGATGGTTTATATTTTGTGGGAATCGATGTGATTGGTGGCTATCTCACCGAGGTGAACGTGACCAGTCCCACAGGTATCCGCGAGATTGATCAACTTAATGGTACGTGCTTAGGCAAAGACGTGATTGCCTGGGTTGAAAACCCAAGGAACTCGTAA
- the grxC gene encoding glutaredoxin 3 produces the protein MEPKVEIYTWSRCPYCMRAKGLLNEKGINFTEYCIDGDEQAREQMAQRANGRRSLPQIFINDHHIGGCDDLYGLELQGELDTLLQDGAGASH, from the coding sequence ATGGAACCCAAGGTCGAAATTTATACCTGGAGCCGTTGTCCCTATTGTATGCGGGCTAAAGGGTTGCTCAATGAAAAGGGCATTAACTTTACCGAATATTGTATCGATGGTGATGAACAGGCGCGAGAGCAAATGGCACAACGGGCAAATGGACGCCGTTCTCTGCCACAAATTTTTATCAATGACCACCATATTGGGGGTTGCGACGACCTGTATGGGTTAGAACTACAAGGTGAACTAGATACCTTACTGCAAGACGGAGCAGGGGCAAGTCATTGA
- a CDS encoding MBL fold metallo-hydrolase produces MSSQHNGFTIHFWGVRGSIACPGPETVRYGGNTPCVEMRVGRERLIFDGGTGLRVLGQSMLSQMPVEAHLFFTHSHWDHIQGFPFFVPAFIKSNRFRIYGAIAPNGSTIKQRLTDQMLHPNFPVPLQVMQADLQFYDLEVGESVELGEITVENTLLNHPGEAVGYRVNWRGHAAAYITDTEHRPSGLDENILKLIQDVDVLIYDATYTDTEYYSPATSKVGWGHSTWQEGIKLAKAANVKTLVIFHHDPLHNDDFLDRIGEEAIQHFRNTVMAREGLSISLVESAVSDPVPLQQEAKASIR; encoded by the coding sequence ATGTCTAGTCAGCACAACGGATTCACAATTCACTTTTGGGGCGTTAGAGGAAGTATTGCCTGTCCGGGTCCAGAAACGGTTCGCTATGGCGGAAATACCCCTTGTGTGGAAATGCGAGTGGGTAGAGAACGATTAATTTTTGATGGGGGTACGGGCTTGCGGGTGTTGGGACAGTCCATGTTGTCACAAATGCCAGTGGAGGCTCATCTGTTTTTCACCCACTCCCACTGGGATCATATTCAAGGGTTTCCGTTTTTTGTTCCCGCGTTTATCAAAAGCAATCGTTTCCGTATCTATGGAGCGATCGCGCCCAATGGTTCCACGATTAAGCAACGCCTCACCGATCAAATGCTCCATCCCAATTTTCCTGTCCCGTTGCAAGTCATGCAAGCTGATTTGCAGTTCTATGACCTAGAGGTTGGTGAAAGCGTTGAGCTGGGCGAGATTACCGTCGAAAATACTCTGCTCAATCATCCCGGTGAAGCGGTGGGATATCGAGTGAATTGGCGGGGTCATGCAGCCGCCTACATTACCGATACCGAACATAGACCTAGTGGTTTAGATGAAAATATCTTAAAACTGATTCAGGATGTGGATGTGCTGATCTACGACGCCACCTACACGGATACCGAATATTATTCTCCAGCAACCAGCAAAGTGGGGTGGGGTCATTCGACTTGGCAAGAAGGGATTAAGTTAGCCAAAGCCGCTAACGTGAAAACTCTGGTTATCTTTCACCACGATCCGTTACACAATGATGATTTCTTGGATCGAATTGGGGAAGAAGCCATTCAACACTTTCGCAATACCGTTATGGCTCGTGAAGGCTTGTCCATTTCTTTGGTGGAGTCGGCTGTCTCCGATCCAGTACCCCTGCAACAAGAGGCAAAAGCTTCGATTCGATAA
- a CDS encoding bifunctional riboflavin kinase/FAD synthetase → MWVTSSLATALTPTAVALGNFDGIHRGHQQVIHPILQHSSLLPGQSEPINPQERVNREGKHIYPTLATFYPHPREFFSGQPWKLLTPKPEKVDQLQRLGIEQLVLLPFDRELAALSPEQFVDKILIEQLRATHVSIGEDFRFGYRRTGTAKDLQAIAATYGVKVTIVTIQTCQGERISSSLIRQSLEEGDILKANRLLGRPYSIMGQVVKGQQLGRTLGFPTANLEWFPDKFLPRNGVYCVRVSRPSFPDQWGVMNIGERPTVKGTCLTVEIHLLNWSGDLYGQTITVSLEQFLRPEQKFASLDDLRTQIQADCAATTTFFETQE, encoded by the coding sequence GTGTGGGTTACTTCTTCTCTTGCCACTGCTTTAACACCAACTGCTGTTGCCCTAGGAAACTTTGACGGCATTCACCGAGGGCATCAACAGGTCATTCATCCTATTTTGCAGCACTCTAGCCTTTTACCCGGTCAGTCTGAGCCGATAAATCCTCAAGAGAGGGTTAATCGGGAAGGAAAGCATATTTATCCGACTTTGGCAACCTTTTATCCCCATCCCCGTGAATTTTTTTCCGGTCAACCGTGGAAGCTATTGACACCCAAGCCCGAAAAAGTAGATCAGTTGCAGCGCTTGGGCATTGAACAACTGGTACTGCTGCCCTTTGACCGAGAATTAGCGGCATTAAGTCCAGAACAATTCGTGGACAAGATTTTAATTGAACAATTGCGAGCCACCCATGTCAGTATTGGAGAGGATTTTCGCTTCGGATATCGCCGGACTGGAACCGCGAAGGATTTGCAGGCGATCGCAGCCACTTATGGGGTTAAGGTTACCATTGTTACTATCCAAACCTGTCAAGGTGAACGAATCAGTAGTTCCTTAATTCGCCAATCCCTAGAGGAAGGAGATATCCTCAAAGCTAATCGCTTATTGGGTCGTCCGTACAGCATTATGGGTCAAGTGGTCAAAGGGCAGCAATTAGGCAGAACCCTAGGCTTTCCCACCGCCAATCTAGAATGGTTCCCCGACAAGTTTTTACCCCGCAATGGGGTTTACTGTGTGCGAGTCAGTCGTCCCTCATTCCCGGATCAATGGGGTGTAATGAATATAGGAGAACGTCCTACCGTCAAAGGAACCTGCTTGACAGTTGAGATTCACCTGCTAAATTGGTCTGGTGATTTATACGGACAGACGATAACCGTGAGCCTAGAGCAGTTTTTGCGACCGGAACAAAAATTTGCGTCCTTAGATGACCTAAGGACGCAAATCCAGGCTGACTGTGCGGCGACGACAACTTTTTTTGAAACCCAGGAATAG
- a CDS encoding AAA family ATPase yields the protein MRERIEQLKENLARTIVGKADAIRLVLVALLSGGHALLEDVPGVGKTLLAKSLARSIDGRFQRIQCTPDLLPADITGTNIWNPSSREFEFLAGPVFANILLTDEINRATPRTQSALLEVMEERQVTVDGESRKVPQPFFVIATQNPIEYHGTFPLPEAQMDRFTLSLSLGYPTPEEELQMLQLHQGGMVLSDLKPCISTEDVLELQRLCQQVQVERELQQYILNLVRASRETEDVVLGVSPRGTLALQRAAQALAFLEGRNYAIPDDVKMLAPHVLSHRLMAAGGRQAKPIVEQLLRSVAIP from the coding sequence ATGAGAGAACGGATTGAGCAACTCAAAGAAAATCTGGCTAGGACAATTGTCGGGAAAGCTGATGCCATTCGTTTAGTCCTGGTTGCTTTGCTCTCAGGCGGTCATGCTTTGCTAGAGGATGTACCTGGGGTGGGTAAAACGCTGCTGGCAAAATCCTTAGCACGTTCCATTGATGGGCGATTCCAGCGAATTCAATGTACACCTGACCTCTTACCTGCGGATATCACCGGGACGAATATCTGGAATCCCAGTAGCCGTGAATTTGAATTTCTCGCCGGTCCAGTCTTTGCCAATATTCTACTGACTGATGAAATTAACCGGGCAACCCCGCGCACGCAGTCAGCATTACTGGAGGTGATGGAAGAACGGCAAGTGACTGTGGATGGGGAATCTCGTAAAGTTCCCCAACCCTTTTTTGTGATTGCTACTCAAAATCCGATTGAGTATCATGGGACGTTTCCCTTGCCAGAGGCGCAAATGGATCGATTTACCCTATCTTTATCCCTGGGTTATCCGACGCCTGAGGAAGAACTGCAAATGCTGCAACTGCATCAGGGAGGGATGGTACTTTCGGATCTTAAACCCTGTATTTCAACGGAGGATGTTTTGGAGTTACAACGTCTTTGTCAACAGGTGCAAGTTGAACGAGAGTTACAGCAGTATATTCTTAACTTGGTACGGGCATCTCGTGAGACGGAAGATGTGGTATTGGGAGTCAGTCCACGGGGTACTTTGGCATTACAACGGGCGGCACAAGCTTTGGCATTTTTAGAAGGGCGAAATTATGCGATTCCTGATGATGTGAAAATGTTGGCACCTCATGTTCTGTCCCATCGTCTCATGGCAGCCGGGGGGCGACAGGCGAAGCCGATTGTTGAACAGTTATTGCGTTCTGTGGCAATTCCGTAA
- a CDS encoding cytochrome c, protein MRNYHNLRSHAVLFVLVLVWSILLGGGMAGVLRAAETPQSPNSETLVAIGTIDPIPERYQTGLKLYLENCSSCHVALPPEVMPTQTWETLLLEPEQHYGQRLEQIPRPFIFIVWNYLRTFSRPLGEDEQTPFRVTESRYFKALHPRVDLPPTLTAAGCISCHPGARDYNYRRLTPEWEDSP, encoded by the coding sequence ATGAGAAACTATCACAATCTGCGATCGCACGCTGTTTTATTTGTACTTGTACTGGTGTGGAGTATCCTCCTCGGCGGCGGTATGGCAGGAGTTTTAAGGGCAGCAGAAACACCCCAATCCCCGAATTCAGAAACACTGGTGGCGATTGGCACTATTGACCCAATTCCAGAGCGTTATCAAACTGGATTAAAACTGTACCTGGAAAACTGTAGCAGTTGTCATGTTGCTTTACCCCCAGAAGTCATGCCAACTCAAACCTGGGAAACTTTGCTATTAGAACCAGAACAGCATTATGGACAACGGTTAGAGCAGATTCCGCGTCCATTTATCTTTATTGTCTGGAATTATTTACGCACCTTTTCTCGTCCTTTAGGGGAAGATGAGCAAACGCCCTTTCGGGTGACTGAATCACGGTATTTTAAAGCACTTCATCCCCGTGTTGATTTACCTCCGACATTGACGGCGGCTGGGTGCATCAGTTGCCATCCAGGAGCAAGAGATTATAACTATCGGCGTTTAACACCAGAGTGGGAAGATTCACCGTAA
- a CDS encoding phosphodiester glycosidase family protein — protein sequence EFVREFKLQLAINANFFYPFREKTPWDYYPHSGDRTTVIGQAISNSNRYSPPKTNWSALCFLESDRAQIVEPGNCPEGTVQAVAGNRLFVNHGKPVMASFSQHSNTKPYSRIAVAVDQQGQKLWLIAVDGKQPFYSEGVTLAELAEIVINLGADQALNLDGGGSSTLVMATSSGTTVLNAPIHTKLPMVERPVANHLGFYALPAIENQ from the coding sequence CGAATTTGTCCGCGAGTTTAAACTACAACTAGCAATCAATGCTAACTTCTTCTATCCCTTTCGGGAAAAGACGCCTTGGGACTATTATCCTCACAGTGGCGATCGCACGACTGTAATCGGACAAGCCATATCCAATAGCAATCGTTACTCACCCCCGAAAACGAATTGGTCGGCGTTATGCTTTTTAGAGAGCGATCGCGCCCAAATTGTTGAACCGGGAAACTGTCCAGAGGGTACAGTGCAAGCGGTTGCGGGTAATCGTCTTTTTGTCAACCATGGTAAGCCTGTCATGGCTAGTTTCTCTCAGCACAGTAACACCAAACCCTACTCACGAATCGCTGTCGCTGTTGATCAACAGGGTCAAAAGTTGTGGCTGATTGCTGTAGATGGTAAACAACCCTTTTACAGCGAAGGAGTAACCTTAGCTGAATTAGCTGAAATTGTAATTAATTTAGGCGCTGATCAAGCCTTAAACTTAGATGGAGGCGGTTCCAGCACATTAGTAATGGCAACCTCATCAGGAACGACTGTATTAAATGCGCCAATTCATACCAAACTTCCCATGGTTGAACGTCCAGTTGCCAATCACTTAGGCTTTTACGCTTTACCCGCGATAGAAAATCAGTAA
- a CDS encoding pentapeptide repeat-containing protein gives PISVIHRSRFMIHSHPLNLTNQDLRNRSFKGQNLNGADFSGSDIRGCDFSYASLKGANFERVKVGQTLRQIILVLGVALIVALLAVDAIAHTIFGALGQILGGSTWAYILALYISLGMAGAGSGVRKITVTKSSVGQIATVISGTASGALLSFFYAGTTTDNNPQIATAAAVLGGIVAAIVSFNVRSRFVAIAITVAGTVAGYGFAFLGGTSAIAYLSVQKLMGGVIWSCLSVSFLWLTMHSLILAIREIKEFSGTCFRGANLTNAVFAAKSPRKSE, from the coding sequence ATCCAATTTCGGTGATTCATCGTTCTCGATTCATGATTCATTCGCACCCGCTCAACTTGACTAACCAAGACTTGCGAAACCGCTCTTTTAAAGGTCAAAACCTCAACGGTGCAGACTTTAGCGGTTCAGATATTCGAGGTTGTGATTTTAGCTATGCTTCATTAAAAGGAGCCAATTTTGAGCGAGTCAAGGTGGGTCAAACACTCAGACAGATCATCTTGGTACTAGGGGTGGCGCTGATAGTGGCATTATTAGCAGTTGATGCGATCGCGCATACAATTTTTGGGGCTTTGGGTCAGATTCTGGGAGGTTCAACTTGGGCTTATATTCTAGCCTTATATATTAGTTTGGGAATGGCTGGGGCAGGTTCGGGAGTTAGGAAGATTACGGTTACCAAGTCTAGCGTCGGACAGATTGCAACCGTGATATCGGGAACAGCATCTGGTGCTTTGCTGAGTTTTTTCTACGCCGGAACCACCACTGACAACAACCCCCAAATCGCTACGGCGGCAGCGGTGTTGGGAGGAATAGTCGCAGCGATTGTGAGTTTCAACGTGAGAAGTCGATTCGTCGCCATTGCGATCACAGTGGCGGGAACTGTCGCGGGGTATGGGTTTGCATTTCTGGGGGGAACGAGTGCGATCGCGTATTTAAGCGTGCAAAAGCTGATGGGAGGAGTTATCTGGAGTTGTTTATCGGTGAGTTTTCTCTGGTTGACAATGCACTCCTTGATCCTCGCGATTCGAGAAATTAAAGAGTTTTCGGGGACATGCTTTAGAGGTGCTAACTTGACGAATGCTGTGTTTGCAGCTAAGTCGCCGAGAAAAAGCGAATAA
- the aroF gene encoding 3-deoxy-7-phosphoheptulonate synthase — MLNATLATQSDRQTLVHLSDYIAFGGEELVIIAGPCTVESRSQMETVATQLQRAPVQALRGGAFKPRTSPYSFQGLGVEGLEILSQVRSRHQIPVVTEVMSITQIELVAAHADMLQVGSRNMQNFDLLKALGEVDKPILLKRGLAATLEEFVMAAEYILSHGNSQVVLCERGIRSFDTYTRNVLDLGAVVALKQMTSLPVIVDPSHATGKRELIPALAKAAVAVGADGLIIECHPEPEKSVSDARQALSLDDMVQLVHSLHPIAAAVGRKIPASLTAVSA, encoded by the coding sequence ATGTTGAATGCTACACTTGCCACTCAATCCGATCGCCAAACTCTAGTTCATCTGTCGGATTATATCGCCTTCGGGGGTGAGGAATTGGTGATAATTGCCGGTCCTTGTACGGTTGAGAGTCGATCACAGATGGAAACCGTCGCCACTCAACTGCAACGCGCCCCGGTTCAGGCGTTACGCGGCGGTGCTTTCAAACCTCGCACGTCTCCTTACTCGTTCCAAGGTTTAGGGGTAGAGGGACTAGAAATATTATCCCAGGTGCGATCGCGTCATCAGATTCCCGTGGTGACGGAAGTTATGTCCATTACCCAAATCGAGTTAGTCGCTGCCCATGCTGATATGCTTCAGGTGGGCAGTCGTAATATGCAAAACTTTGATTTACTCAAAGCCTTGGGTGAAGTTGATAAACCGATTCTGCTGAAGCGGGGATTAGCGGCGACTCTAGAAGAATTCGTTATGGCAGCCGAATATATTCTCAGTCATGGGAATTCTCAGGTGGTACTGTGTGAACGGGGGATTCGGAGTTTCGATACCTATACCCGAAATGTCTTAGATTTGGGGGCAGTTGTGGCACTAAAGCAGATGACTTCATTGCCTGTGATTGTAGATCCCTCCCATGCCACAGGCAAACGGGAATTAATTCCCGCCTTGGCGAAAGCGGCTGTCGCCGTGGGTGCGGATGGATTAATCATCGAGTGTCATCCCGAACCGGAAAAATCCGTATCGGATGCCCGTCAAGCGTTATCGTTAGACGATATGGTGCAGTTGGTTCACAGCTTACACCCCATCGCCGCCGCCGTCGGGCGAAAAATTCCAGCCAGTTTAACGGCTGTGTCAGCTTGA